A stretch of DNA from Phycisphaerales bacterium AB-hyl4:
TTGCCGCGGAATGCCAGCTCGCAATCTTCCAGCCGACCTTCAAACGCGAACATCGTCGACGCATCCGGCGATTGGTAGCGCACCACCGTGGCCGGCCCGGTCACGAGCGGGAACTCAAGCATGAGTCCGACGGCCGTTTCCGGATCACCATTTTCAAGGATAGAGTGACGGGTTGCGTCGAAAGTTGCGCCCGCGCGAAGCAATCGCGTCGGGCACGCGCCGCAATGCCATATGCCGAGCCGGTTGGCGTCGACATCGAGCGTGGAGAGGTCCATCATCGTGGGCACAGCCGCGCCGTCGGTGAGCAGGTGCATCGCCAACGACGAGATCAACCCGTTCATGTCGCCTTCTTCAACCGTGCACAAGCCCGCATCGTTGAGCATCGACACCGCGCCGTCGATTGCAAAGCCGTAGCAGTCGAATAGCTCCGGCCAGCTTTTCACGGTGCAGCCGATGTAGCCGCCGCTCACTGACAAGTCGTAGATGCTCAAACCCATGCGCAACGTGCGCAACGCCTGCTCGTCCGGCAGGGCGACGCGGTTGCAGGCCTCGTGCGATTTGATCGCCTGCCACAGTCGGCTGACATCCGCGTCGGCGAACTTCTTCCCATGCTGATGCGCCGCTTCAAGGTCGATGCGATCGAAGCGAAGGCCGAACCGCCGCATCACCGCCAACTCGTCTGTTTCCCCATCGTAGAACGCCGACACGCGCGAACCGCCGACGTGCAACGCCTTGCCATGACGTAAGCGTGCCTTGGCACGGACACTCGCGCCGAAGCGTTGAATGTACGGGTCGGCCGTGGCGTCGATCGCTGTATGATGCCAGACGTAGCGCACATTCATGCGCTGCCACATATTCAGCAGAAAGTTCTGACAGCAGAGGCTGTTCGCTTCGAGGTTGCCCCCCTTCTCATCGGGCAGCGACCAAGAGAGCACGGGCATGCGATGGTCCGCCAGCCATCGGCCGAAGTGCGACCCGATCTCGCCGGCCGTGTAGGTCGCGTGCAGGAATATCACCCCCGCCACGCCGCGTTCCAGCAGCCCGTCGGCGAACGCGAGCAACGCATCCGGATCTTCAAACGGTTCGTCGGCCGTCAGCACTTCAAACCGCGACGCGTCCAACACCTGTCGGACGCGATCGCAAGCCGCGCGATAATTGCCCACCGCTGTCTCGTAGGGAAAGTGCGCCCGGATGCAGCAGCCGACCACGGCAATGGGTACGGGCCTGGTGGTCGGCGGCGGGCCGAGCAGGTCGTGCAGCACCTCGGTTGTCACCCCCTTCGCAGGCAGGTTGATTTCCTGGTCGCGCCGAGCGGAAGCCACGCCATCGGTGGCCCGAGTGCCGCCTCCTTCTTGTGTCAACATGCGATCGGTCATGGGCAGTTTTCCACGAAGTGAGCTGTCGGGAGATTACATCGGGACCCTTCAAGGGTAACCGCCGCCGCATCGCGTACAATGAGATTTTCGGTCACCCCTGTTGAGGATTCGGCGCTGTCGCGATGGCGTCAGGAATCGGCCGCCATGAACAGATCAAAGGCAACAGGTCGCCGCGGTCGGCCGAGAGCGATTAACGCATCGCTTGCGCGAACGCCGCCGCGCGTGGCGATGCTGGTGGAGACATCCACCTCGTTCGGGCGACAACTCATCGAAGGAGTGGCCCAGTTCGTGCGTGAGAATGGCCCGTGGTCGATCTACGTGGAACAGCGCTCGATCTACGACCCGCCCCCCACCTGGCTGGCACGGTGGGACGGCGACGGGCTCATCGCCAAGGCCGCCTACGAGGAGGTCGCCAATACGATCCGCTCGCTGCCCATGCCCATCGTCGACCTCAACGAGCAGGTGCTCGGCCTCGGCCGACCGCTGGTGTTCAACGACAACCGCGCGATCGGCGCCATGGCCGCCGACGCCTTGCTCCAGCGTGGGTACCGGCAGTTCGGCTTTGCGGGCTACGCCGACATCTACTGGTCGGATCAGCGACTGCTCGGCTTCGCGGCGGCGGTCGAGCAGGACGGCGGCGTGGTACATCGGTTTCACTCACGAAGCCGACCACAGATGCGATATCAACACGAATCATGGGACGAAGAAATCGCCACCGTCGGCCAGTGGCTCGCACAACTGCCCAAGCCTGTTGGCGTACTGGCCGCCAATGATTTCCGGGCCGTGGAAGTGCTCGACGCCTGCCGTCGACAGAACATCGCCGTGCCGGAGCAGGTGGCGGTGATCGGCGTGGACGACGAATCCGTCGCGCAGGCGATGGCTTACCCGCCGCTGAGCACCGTCGTGCCCAACGCCACGCGCATGGGCTACCTCGCCGCCGGCATGCTCGACCAGATGATGGCCGGCCGACCGCTGGACGAGCAGGCGGTCTACGTCCCGCCGTTGCAAGTGATCAACCGTCAGTCGACGGACCTGATCGCCATCGACGACCCGTTCGTCGCGAAGGCCTTGCGGTTCATCCGCGAGTCCGCCTGCCTGGGCATCACCACGGAGGACGTGCTGGCACACACCGACGTGTCGCGAAGTACGCTGCAACGGCGTTTCCGCGACGTGCTGCACCGCACAATACACGACGAGATCATTCGCATCCGCATGCAGCGTGTCACGGAACTGCTCAGCTCCAGCGAGTTGTCGTTGGCAGGCATCGCGGAACGCTCTGGCCTCAAGCACCCCGAATACCTCAGTGCTGTATTCAAACGTCAGACGGGCATGACCATCACCGCGTTCCGCCAATCGTTGGGGATGCGGTGATCGACGGCGGCCCGGCGTGCACATGCTGCGCCCATGCGTCGGCCCGATACGGCTGATTGCCAGGCACGTAGGCGCTGGGGAAAATCACGCCGCCGGAACATCGCCACGCCCCGCCCTTCCGTATGTGATCCAGCACCGCCCGTTGCAGCGACGTCCGGGCTTCGACGCGGGCAAGGTCGATGTTGGCTCGGCCGAACGTCCGCTCGATCGTCTGCCAGCCGCTCGTGTTCGGGTAGGGGAACAGGTAGAACTCGTTGAGAAACCGCACAAGGTTGGCATCCGCCGACAGGTAAGCCTTGAGTTGGGCGTCCATCATCCACGAATAACAGTAGATCACGTCAAACGGTCGCTCGGGGAAATGCCTTGGGAAAAACGCGAGCGCCTGCTCGATCGATGCACGGCAGGCATCGAACGTCAACGGCCCGCACGCCGGGATGTGCACACTCACCGCCGGCGACCCCTGGTCGAATACCATCTCCCACGCGTCGGCAGGCAATGTGCTCGGCTCACGGCGCACGCATCCGTCCGGATGCACGACATGACCACGAATCGTCGTGTCAGTAACTTCAAGCGTCGACGTCCAGGGCCCGTTGGGGTCCAGCCGTTGATTCTCGCCTTCAAATTGACCATCAGCGCGGTACTTCCGCCCTTCCCGCGCGAGCATGACCACCGCGTTCGACGAACGATGACGATAGCCCCGAAACGGCGGCTTGAATGTGTCCTGCACAAACTGAAGCCGACCCAGTTGCAGTAGCTTCGTTCGCAGCACATAGTTGGCCACCCACCCCACCATCGCGAGGCCCCAGTGGCCGTGCTTGCTGTGATAATCTTCCATCCATGTGAAGATGTCGCTGAGTGTGTCGTCGGTCACGCGGGCGGGAATGCCAAGTCGGCCATGCTGCTGCAACGCATACCGTCGGCCGGCAAGGAACACGTAAGCGTAGAGCATGTTCCCCCCGGGAAGGTGACTGTCTTTGAAGATCGGCCAGTTGCCCACCCCCTGATGCACCTGCTTGTCGTAAAGCAAATGGCAGCAGAACTGAAATAGCGCGTTCATCCCCGGCTGCTCGTCGAACAGGCGCAGATGTGCGTGCAACGCGTCGCGGACGCGAGGCGGCATGGCCAGGTGTTCGCCAAGCTCGTCCACAACGCCCGCACTCATCCGCAACGAACGCCCGGCCGGGTCATAGCCTGCGATGAACTCATCCCAATGCACCACCCACGACGTCGGCAGCACACTCAACCCCAGCGTCTCAGCCAGTTCGTGCAGCTTCATGGACTCACCTGCTCGGCCTGTAACCGAACCGCATCACCCGGAAACGACGCTACGGCATCCGGCTCAAGTGCCATCTGGTAGCGACCCCCTGAAGCGAGCGTCACCGTCACCGTTTCAACCGCGTCGCGAATGCCGATGAGCTGGCGAATCACGCCATGACCATCGGTGATCACGCGCGCCCGGCCGTGCACCTCCGCCAGCCGCTGCCCGCGCCAGTACAACTCGCTCACCGCGCCACGCCCGACAAGCTTCGCCCCCCCCTGCTCACATGAAAACGCACACGTGCGTTCATGCTGTTCGTCCTCATACCAGCAGCCCCACGAAAGACAGTTGTGCTGATAGACACTGATGCCCTGCAATCGAAGCATGTAGTCCAACATCACGCACATCGTGGGCGTGTAGCCTTCCGGGCCTTGAAACACACCGGTCAGCGGATGAACCTGATGCCTGAATCCGTCAGCCGCCGCGATGCAGCGAGCCCAGCGAATCATCACCTCAGTCATCGCCGCGAACTTGCCGTATCGCTCCATGAACAGCGGCGCACGCAACGCTGTCAGCGACTGACATGGCCCGCCCCACGAGTTGTCGGGCATCTGCCAGTCAAAATGCGGATCGCAGATCGCAATCGACGGCAAGGGACACGCCGTCCAGAACGCTTCGGGGTTGCCGACCCATCGCTGAAAAATTTGCTCGAACAGCGCCGGCTCCACCACGCCCTCCGCCAGCACGCGTAGCAGCACATCGCCAACGATGTTGACGAATCGCCCCTCGTCATCGCGATCATAAAAGCACAGCGTGGCCTCATCGAACAGATGCGCCATAATCGCCTCGCGCGTCTGCGCCGCCTTGGCTTCCCACTGCTGCGCTTCGGTCGCTCGGCCGAGCCGGCGGGCCATCTTCGCCAGCGCCACCCGCCCACCGTACAGGCTCGCCGACAGGTCAGGCGCGAGGTAAGGCAGCCGCGGGTTCGGCGGACAATAGCGAGCGTCCTTGCCCTGGCAGACCTTGGGCAGCCCCTGCCAACGCGGGCTCTTGTCATGCCCCGTGTCATATTCGCAGAACGCTTCGCAGAGCCCGAGGCCTCTGCGGTCGCGGTAACGGATCAGCCAGTCATCCCATCGGCTGCAGCAGCGATACGCCTGTTCGAGGAACGCGTCATCGCCGTAGTGCAGCGCGCAATCCAAGGCCGTCACGGCGAGCGACGTGACCGTCTGCACCTGACTCCAGCCGAGACCGCCTCGCCGGGCGAAGCAGGGGATCTGCCCATCGTCCCGCTGTTGATTGAAGAAAATACGATGCGCCGCGAGGTAACGTTCCGGGTCGATCGGGGCGTAGGCGCGGGCATCGATCGGCCCACTTTCCAGCCAGATGCCGGTGTAGGGGCCGCCCTCGATCAACACCGGCTCATCACCATCGGGCACGCGACGGACATTGGCCTTCAACTCAGCCAGCGCCGCGTCGAACGTGCGCTGCCAGGCCGACTGGCTGGTCGCGAAAGTGATGAGGCGTGGGTGTCGTATGGCTTCGGCGTCGCTCGTGCCTGTCATGGCCAGTCTCATGCCGTGTCGGGTTCGCGTGGGCTCAGGTCTTGATCGTGCTCAGCCCCCAGTGGCCGTTAAACGCGGTGACGTGTTTGTCGCCGGCGAGCAGGTCACGATAGTTTGCAGCGACCTTGCGCACCGCGGCCGCATGCAGTTCGATTTCATCCTTCCACAAGTGCTTGAACCACGGTACGCCGAACACGCGTTCCTGAATACCCTCCGTCACCGGCAACGGGTCTGTGGAAACGTCCCGGCCGCCGGACAGTTGGTTGGTCGGATGGCCGTCGCCGAAGATGTCGATCTTTGAGAAAAGTGGATGCTTGTGCAGCGCGGCGTTCACGCCGGGGATGGCTTTGCTGCCCTCGGCCTGCAAAGCCTCGCAGAACCGCTGTACGGACAGGCCGTCAAAACAATCCCGATCATAATGAGCATGGGGGAAATACCACGCACCCATCGACGAGCCGGGCGCCGTCGCCTGAATCGGCCGAATGCCGGGAACATCTTTGAGCAGGCTCCAGTAGTAGCGCATGGCCGCGTCGATCTCCGCCATCTCCGCGGGGTATTTCTTCAACTGCGCCACGCCCACCGCCGCGGACATCTGGTGCATGCGATACTTGCATCCCCCCACCGGCAGGCCGGCCATCGCGCGAATCGATTCGTCGGTGAGTTCATCATGCCGGATGTAGTGGCCGTAGAGAATCGCCCGTTCATAGATCTCGCGATCATCGGTGATGAGGATGCCCGCTTCCCCGACGGCGAAGCCCTTGGAACTCATCAGCGAAAAGCAACCAACGTCGCCGAACGTGCCAGCCATCTTGTCGTGATAAAGCGAGCCGTGTGCGTGGGAGGCGTCTTCGATGATCTTGAGGTTGTGCTTGCGGGCGATCGCGCAGATGCGGTCCATGTCGGCGACGATGCCCAGGTAATGCACCAGCACGATCGCGCGGGTCTTGTCGGTAATGCGATGCTCGATGTCGTCCGGATCGATGCAGAGCGTCTCGGGATCGATGTCAGCGAACACGACCTTCGCGCCGAGGCCCAGCGCCTGCACGCAGGTGGCCCAGTAGGTCATAGACGGGGCGATGATCTCGTCGCCTCGCCGAACGCCCACGGCGTACATCGCCGCCTCCAGCGAAGCGGTGCCGTTGTTGTGGCCCAGCGCATACTTCACCCCATGCCACCGGGCATAGCCGCGCTCGAAACGCTTGGTCACGTCGTTCTGTGACATCGCGCCGCGGCGCAGAATGTCCAACACGCCCGCTTCCATCTCCCGATTCACGATCGGCCAGGCGAACATGTCGGGGTTCTCCCGACACACCACCTTTTCACCACCATCTATGGCCAAGTGCGACATATGCCCAGCCTTATTTAAACGCTTTTTCAATAAGTGATAACATCAATTACGAGCTGAATAAGCCAGCACGCCTCACCTTAGAAACACCCATAATCACACGACCGACCAAGTCACCGACACGTTTCAAATATGCAATTGAAAACAGCTTCATTTGCCTTCAAATGTCCCGAACTTGTGATCCGCCCCATTCAATTGTACAACATCTCTACGCCTACACCAGCAAATCTCACCCAGGATCGTCAGGTATTTCACACGCCTGTGACCCGCGAAACACTCAACCCGCCGAGACGCTTCCACATGCCAATACCGCCCGCTGACGCCGAGATCCTCCGCCAGGTGCTCGCCCTGCCGACCTCGCCGTTTCACGAAGCCCACGTCGCCCGGTTCGTGGAAGCCTTTGCCCGCGAACGCGACCTGCCGTGCAAGCGCGACCGATTCGGCAACCTCTACGTCAGCTACCATCACGGCCAGCCGCGCAGCCAGCCCATCGTGCTCGAAGCCCACATGGACCACCCCGGCTTTCATGTCGAATCCGTCAAGGACGGCAGGGCCCGGCTTGCCTTTCTTGGCAAAGGGCCCAGCATCGACCTCACCGGCGAACCACTGCTCGTGTACAACGACACCAACCCCACCGAGGCACGCTCGGCAACAATCGTCTCCTGCACACAAGCAGACGGTTTCTATCGTCCGCTGTTCGCCGAGGCCGAGGTCGACCCCGGCGTGCAAGTCGGCGATTTCGCGACCTTCGACCTGACCACGTGGCAGTTGCGCAACCATCGGCTGCACGCGCGGGCCCACGACGATCTCGCCCAGGTGGCCGCCACGCTGTGCACCCTCGATCGACTCGCAAGGCAGCGCGACGAGGCTCACGTCATCGGCCTGTTCACCCGGGCCGAGGAGGTCGGCTTCATTGGCGCTTACGGCGCGACCGAAGACGATCACCTGCCCGAAAACGCGGTCATCATCTGCCTCGAATGCAGCGGCATGCCCCGCAGCCGAGGCTTCGTCGTCCGCTCGGGCGACCTGACCACCACATACAACCACTGGGCAACCACCCGCCTGCTCCAACTGGCCGACGCCGAGGCAAAGCAACGCGACGACTTCCTCTTCCAGACGCCGCTGCCACGCCGGGGCACGTGCAACGCCTCGCTGTATGTCGCTCGCAACCGTATCGCCACCGGCTTGACCCTGCCGCTGGAAAATTACCACAACTGGGGCCCCGATCGCGTCCGCGCCGAGGTAATCGACGCCCGCGACTGGGCCTCACTCGTTCACTTCCTCCACGTCATCGGCACACAGTTCGGCCCTTACGAAAACATCCAACACGCCGTGCAGCAACACATGGACCGACTCTGGCAAAGCGAACGCGGCAACCTCTAAGCCCGCTGGCCCAAACCGACGAACGCTCAGCCCTTTGCCACCTCAGTCAGCGCCGACGTGAGCACGTCGCAGACCTTCTCCGCCTGGTCGGCCGTGATCGTCAACGGCGGCTGAAGGCGAATCACATTGCCCAGCGAACCGCCCACGCCCACAAGCACCCCGGCCTCTCGACAGCGTCGTCGAACTTCGCCCGCCTGCTTGGCCGCAGGCGTCTTCTGCTTATCGCTGACCAGTTCCAATCCCAGCATCAGCCCACGCCCACGCACGTCGCCTACCAACGGACACTTTTCCTGGAACGTCTTGAGCCGACCCATGATCTGCTCGCCGCGCTCCGCAGCGTTGGCCAGCAGGCCCTCGGATTCGAGCACGTCAATGGTCGCCAGCGACGCGGCACAACTCACCGGGTTGCCGCCGAACGTCGACAGGTGATCGCCCGGCGTAAACGCGTCGGCAATCTCCGGCCGGGAGATGAAAGCCCCCAACGGCATACCGTTGGCAATGCCCTTGGCCATGCACATCAGGTCCGGCTCGACATCGGTGTGCTCGATCGCAAACATCTTGCCCGTCCGACCGAAACCGCTCTGCACTTCGTCGGCTATAAACAGTGCGCCGTCCCTGCGAATGATCTCCGCGACCGTTTCGTAGTAGCCAGTCGGCGGCGGCAGGATGCCACCTTCGCCAAGCAGCCCCTCGCCAACAAACGCCGCCACATCGCCCGCCGTCTGATACTTAAGTACCTCTTCG
This window harbors:
- a CDS encoding aspartate aminotransferase family protein, yielding MQDQQDTKALYDEYMITTMVAGFEPVTVDQAGGVEMVGEDGKRYLDCFSGISVVNCGHNHPRIVEAAKQQLDKLVHCCTYIYYSPLPARLAKRLAEITPGELQKSFFGNSGAEAVEGAIRLAKQHTGRQELVSLTHSFHGRTAATLSITGNRGRKKNSGPYMSGVAHAPAPYCYRCPFGLKPDSCDLACAQYVEEVLKYQTAGDVAAFVGEGLLGEGGILPPPTGYYETVAEIIRRDGALFIADEVQSGFGRTGKMFAIEHTDVEPDLMCMAKGIANGMPLGAFISRPEIADAFTPGDHLSTFGGNPVSCAASLATIDVLESEGLLANAAERGEQIMGRLKTFQEKCPLVGDVRGRGLMLGLELVSDKQKTPAAKQAGEVRRRCREAGVLVGVGGSLGNVIRLQPPLTITADQAEKVCDVLTSALTEVAKG
- a CDS encoding DegT/DnrJ/EryC1/StrS family aminotransferase is translated as MSHLAIDGGEKVVCRENPDMFAWPIVNREMEAGVLDILRRGAMSQNDVTKRFERGYARWHGVKYALGHNNGTASLEAAMYAVGVRRGDEIIAPSMTYWATCVQALGLGAKVVFADIDPETLCIDPDDIEHRITDKTRAIVLVHYLGIVADMDRICAIARKHNLKIIEDASHAHGSLYHDKMAGTFGDVGCFSLMSSKGFAVGEAGILITDDREIYERAILYGHYIRHDELTDESIRAMAGLPVGGCKYRMHQMSAAVGVAQLKKYPAEMAEIDAAMRYYWSLLKDVPGIRPIQATAPGSSMGAWYFPHAHYDRDCFDGLSVQRFCEALQAEGSKAIPGVNAALHKHPLFSKIDIFGDGHPTNQLSGGRDVSTDPLPVTEGIQERVFGVPWFKHLWKDEIELHAAAVRKVAANYRDLLAGDKHVTAFNGHWGLSTIKT
- a CDS encoding trehalase family glycosidase, yielding MTGTSDAEAIRHPRLITFATSQSAWQRTFDAALAELKANVRRVPDGDEPVLIEGGPYTGIWLESGPIDARAYAPIDPERYLAAHRIFFNQQRDDGQIPCFARRGGLGWSQVQTVTSLAVTALDCALHYGDDAFLEQAYRCCSRWDDWLIRYRDRRGLGLCEAFCEYDTGHDKSPRWQGLPKVCQGKDARYCPPNPRLPYLAPDLSASLYGGRVALAKMARRLGRATEAQQWEAKAAQTREAIMAHLFDEATLCFYDRDDEGRFVNIVGDVLLRVLAEGVVEPALFEQIFQRWVGNPEAFWTACPLPSIAICDPHFDWQMPDNSWGGPCQSLTALRAPLFMERYGKFAAMTEVMIRWARCIAAADGFRHQVHPLTGVFQGPEGYTPTMCVMLDYMLRLQGISVYQHNCLSWGCWYEDEQHERTCAFSCEQGGAKLVGRGAVSELYWRGQRLAEVHGRARVITDGHGVIRQLIGIRDAVETVTVTLASGGRYQMALEPDAVASFPGDAVRLQAEQVSP
- a CDS encoding L-fucose/L-arabinose isomerase family protein, which produces MTDRMLTQEGGGTRATDGVASARRDQEINLPAKGVTTEVLHDLLGPPPTTRPVPIAVVGCCIRAHFPYETAVGNYRAACDRVRQVLDASRFEVLTADEPFEDPDALLAFADGLLERGVAGVIFLHATYTAGEIGSHFGRWLADHRMPVLSWSLPDEKGGNLEANSLCCQNFLLNMWQRMNVRYVWHHTAIDATADPYIQRFGASVRAKARLRHGKALHVGGSRVSAFYDGETDELAVMRRFGLRFDRIDLEAAHQHGKKFADADVSRLWQAIKSHEACNRVALPDEQALRTLRMGLSIYDLSVSGGYIGCTVKSWPELFDCYGFAIDGAVSMLNDAGLCTVEEGDMNGLISSLAMHLLTDGAAVPTMMDLSTLDVDANRLGIWHCGACPTRLLRAGATFDATRHSILENGDPETAVGLMLEFPLVTGPATVVRYQSPDASTMFAFEGRLEDCELAFRGNYTEMTPESPATAESVMGTIMNRGLDHHWSLGMGHLGRDLEMLNHWLGVKAIGEQTSMYLSR
- a CDS encoding acyltransferase domain-containing protein, with amino-acid sequence MKLHELAETLGLSVLPTSWVVHWDEFIAGYDPAGRSLRMSAGVVDELGEHLAMPPRVRDALHAHLRLFDEQPGMNALFQFCCHLLYDKQVHQGVGNWPIFKDSHLPGGNMLYAYVFLAGRRYALQQHGRLGIPARVTDDTLSDIFTWMEDYHSKHGHWGLAMVGWVANYVLRTKLLQLGRLQFVQDTFKPPFRGYRHRSSNAVVMLAREGRKYRADGQFEGENQRLDPNGPWTSTLEVTDTTIRGHVVHPDGCVRREPSTLPADAWEMVFDQGSPAVSVHIPACGPLTFDACRASIEQALAFFPRHFPERPFDVIYCYSWMMDAQLKAYLSADANLVRFLNEFYLFPYPNTSGWQTIERTFGRANIDLARVEARTSLQRAVLDHIRKGGAWRCSGGVIFPSAYVPGNQPYRADAWAQHVHAGPPSITASPTIGGTR
- a CDS encoding XylR family transcriptional regulator, with protein sequence MNRSKATGRRGRPRAINASLARTPPRVAMLVETSTSFGRQLIEGVAQFVRENGPWSIYVEQRSIYDPPPTWLARWDGDGLIAKAAYEEVANTIRSLPMPIVDLNEQVLGLGRPLVFNDNRAIGAMAADALLQRGYRQFGFAGYADIYWSDQRLLGFAAAVEQDGGVVHRFHSRSRPQMRYQHESWDEEIATVGQWLAQLPKPVGVLAANDFRAVEVLDACRRQNIAVPEQVAVIGVDDESVAQAMAYPPLSTVVPNATRMGYLAAGMLDQMMAGRPLDEQAVYVPPLQVINRQSTDLIAIDDPFVAKALRFIRESACLGITTEDVLAHTDVSRSTLQRRFRDVLHRTIHDEIIRIRMQRVTELLSSSELSLAGIAERSGLKHPEYLSAVFKRQTGMTITAFRQSLGMR